One Triticum dicoccoides isolate Atlit2015 ecotype Zavitan chromosome 4B, WEW_v2.0, whole genome shotgun sequence genomic window carries:
- the LOC119292439 gene encoding uncharacterized protein LOC119292439 gives MKQAQDHGWTATTWTRSIYSDDVWHDGMTIDTSEIYFTDSSLPSLLPGMFDEENNLTWGKFTTAGPTLSLLDDDIIYIMAKESMCHRTAYVLAVNTKSLKLESGAQCSAQKMSWFEPTYEPCLLLSSFGTTSELVKEFETKATIMETKDGPILSVLSKRLHALRKQQNRIAQMEESVAAGKTLSQEQQKEAMRSKPVLAAVIDELERLRAPLAAALAEELSTISAPAAGSSSI, from the exons ATGAAGCAAGCACAAGATCATGGTTGGACGGCTACTACATGGACCAGATCAATCTATTCAGATGATGTTTGGCATGATGGCATGACGATTGATACATCTGAGATATATTTCACCGATTCGAGTTTGCCGAGTCTTTTGCCTGGGATGTTTGATGAGGAAAACAATTTGACATGGGGGAAATTCACCACTGCAGGCCCTACATTAAGTTTGCTCGATGACGATATTATTTACATTATGGCGAAGGAGAGCATGTGCCATCGGACAGCATATGTACTCGCTGTCAACACCAAAAGTTTGAAGCTCGAATCTGGTGCGCAATGTTCTGCTCAAAAgatgagttggtttgaacccacctATGAGCCCTGTCTTCTTCTTAGCTCTTTCGGTACGACTTCAG AGTTGGTTAAAGAATTTGAAACCAAGGCAACAATAATGGAAACCAAGGACGGACCGATCCTCTCGGTGTTGTCCAAGCGTCTCCACGCACTGCGGAAGCAGCAAAATCGCATCGCGCAGATGGAAGAGTCTGTTGCCGCCGGCAAGACGCTTAGCCAAGAGCAGCAAAAGGAGGCGATGCGCTCCAAGCCTGTcctcgccgcagtcatcgacgagctcGAGCGCCTCCGTGCGCCGCTCGCTGCCGCCCTAGCCGAGGAGCTCTCCACCATCTCCGCCCCTGCTGCCGGTTCCTCGTCCATCTAG
- the LOC119294682 gene encoding calcium-dependent protein kinase 9-like: MGNACFSCCTASSQPELDAAGAPRPQHRKRPATPPRPSRSSEPSPTAARASPKPRPRPRAKAKPNPYAQRGGGGSARVLDGVVPHHPRLRVTDKYHLGRELGRGEFGVTRLATDRGAARERLACKSIPKARLRTAVDVADVRREVAIMASLPDHPALVRLRAAYEDDEAVHLVMELCDGGELFDRIVARGRYTERAAAAAARTVAEVVRACHAHGVMHRDLKPENFLYAGKEEDAQLKAIDFGLSVFFRPGERFSEIVGSPYYMAPEVLRRSYGPEVDIWSAGVILYILLCGVPPFWAETEQGVARSILRGVLNFDREPWPRISDSAKSLVRQMLEMDPRKRLTARQVLAHPWLQDAKKAPNVPLGDVVRARLKQFSVMNRFKKKAMRVIAEHLSAEEVEVIKEMFALMDTDNNGRVTLDELKAGLARVGSKLAEPEMELLMEAADVDGDGYLDYTEFVAITIHLQRLSNDQHLRKAFLFFDRDSSGYIERPELADALADDSGKADDAVVDHVLQEVDTDKDGRVSFEEFVAMMKAGTDWRKASRQYSKQRFKSLSNSLIKDGSISMAP, from the exons ATGGGCAACGCCTGCTTCTCCTGCTGCACCGCCTCGTCTCAGCCAGAGCTCGACGCGGCGGGGGCTCCACGGCCGCAGCACCGGAAGAGGCCGGCGACGCCCCCGAGGCCGAGCCGCAGCAGCGAGCCCAGCCCCACCGCCGCCAGGGCGAGCCCCAAGCCGCGGCCCCGGCCCCGGGCCAAGGCCAAGCCAAACCCGTACGCGCAGCGCGGGGGCGGCGGGTCGGCGCGCGTTCTGGACGGCGTGGTGCCGCACCACCCGCGGCTGCGGGTCACGGACAAGTACCACCTGGGGCGCGAGCTGGGGCGCGGCGAGTTCGGCGTCACGCGGCTGGCCACGGACCGCGGCGCGGCGCGGGAGCGGCTGGCGTGCAAGTCCATCCCCAAGGCGCGGCTGCGCACCGCCGTGGACGTGGCCGACGTGCGCCGCGAGGTGGCCATCATGGCGTCGCTGCCGGACCACCCGGCGCTCGTGCGGCTGCGCGCCGCCTACGAGGACGACGAGGCCGTGCACCTGGTCATGGAGCTCTGCGACGGCGGCGAGCTGTTCGACCGGATCGTGGCGCGCGGGCGGTACACGGAGCGCGCCGCGGCGGCCGCGGCCAGGACGGTGGCGGAGGTGGTGCGGGCGTGCCACGCGCACGGGGTGATGCACCGGGACCTCAAGCCGGAGAACTTCCTCTACGCCGGCAAGGAAGAGGACGCGCAGCTCAAGGCCATCGACTTCGGCCTCTCCGTCTTCTTCCGACCAG GCGAGCGGTTCTCGGAGATCGTGGGCAGCCCGTACTATATGGCCCCGGAGGTGCTCCGCCGCAGCTACGGCCCAGAGGTGGACATCTGGAGCGCCGGCGTCATCCTCTACATCCTCCTCTGCGGCGTCCCTCCCTTCTGGGCCGAGACGGAGCAGGGCGTGGCACGCTCCATCCTCCGCGGCGTGCTCAACTTCGACCGCGAGCCCTGGCCGCGGATCTCCGATAGCGCCAAGAGCCTCGTGCGCCAGATGCTCGAGATGGACCCCCGCAAGCGCCTCACCGCCCGCCAAGTCCTCG CGCACCCGTGGCTGCAGGACGCGAAGAAGGCGCCGAACGTGCCGCTGGGGGACGTGGTGCGGGCGCGGTTGAAGCAGTTCTCCGTCATGAACCGCTTCAAGAAGAAGGCGATGCGGGTGATCGCGGAGCACCTGtcggcggaggaggtggaggtgatcAAGGAGATGTTCGCGCTCATGGACACGGACAACAACGGCCGGGTCACGCTGGACGAGCTCAAGGCTGGCCTCGCCAGGGTGGGCTCCAAGCTGGCTGAGCCCGAGATGGAGCTGCTCATGGAGGCCGCCGACGTGGACGGCGACGGCTACCTCGACTACACCGAGTTCGTCGCCATCACCATCCACCTGCAGCGCCTCTCCAATGACCAGCACCTCCgcaaggccttcctcttcttcgatCGCGACAGCAGCGGCTACATTGAGCgccccgagctcgctgacgcccTCGCCGACGACTCCGGCAAGGCCGACGACGCTGTCGTCGACCACGTCCTGCAGGAGGTCGACACCGACAAG GATGGTCGGGTCAGCTTCGAGGAGTTCGTCGCGATGATGAAGGCCGGGACGGACTGGAGGAAAGCGTCGCGCCAGTACTCCAAGCAGCGCTTCAAGTCGCTCAGCAACAGCCTGATCAAGGACGGCTCCATCTCCATGGCGCCCTGA